In Salmonella enterica subsp. enterica serovar Typhimurium str. LT2, a single window of DNA contains:
- the csgB gene encoding minor curlin subunit precursor (nucleator for assembly of adhesive surface organelles; minor curlin subunit precursor (fimbrin SEF17 minor subunit). (SW:CSGB_SALTY)): MKNKLLFMMLTILGAPGIATATNYDLARSEYNFAVNELSKSSFNQAAIIGQVGTDNSARVRQEGSKLLSVISQEGGNNRAKVDQAGNYNFAYIEQTGNANDASISQSAYGNSAAIIQKGSGNKANITQYGTQKTAVVVQKQSHMAIRVTQR; this comes from the coding sequence ATGAAAAACAAATTGTTATTTATGATGTTGACAATACTGGGTGCGCCTGGGATTGCAACCGCGACAAATTATGATCTGGCTCGTTCAGAGTATAATTTTGCGGTAAATGAATTAAGCAAGTCTTCATTTAATCAGGCGGCCATTATTGGTCAAGTCGGCACGGATAATAGTGCCAGAGTACGCCAGGAAGGATCAAAACTATTGTCCGTTATTTCACAAGAAGGAGGAAATAATCGGGCGAAAGTCGACCAGGCAGGGAATTATAACTTTGCGTATATTGAGCAAACGGGCAATGCCAACGATGCCAGTATATCGCAAAGCGCTTACGGTAATAGTGCGGCTATTATCCAGAAAGGTTCTGGAAATAAGGCCAATATTACCCAGTACGGTACGCAGAAAACAGCAGTTGTAGTGCAGAAACAGTCGCATATGGCTATTCGCGTCACCCAACGCTAA
- the csgE gene encoding curli production assembly/transport component, 2nd curli operon (curli production assembly/transport component CSGE precursor. (SW:CSGE_SALTY)) — translation MKRYLTWIVAAELLFATGNLHANEVEVEVPGLLTDHTVSSIGHEFYRAFSDKWESEYTGNLTINERPSARWGSWITITVNQDVIFQTFLFPMKRDFEKTVVFALAQTEEALNRRQIDQTLLSTSDLARDEF, via the coding sequence ATGAAACGCTATCTGACCTGGATTGTAGCAGCAGAGTTACTGTTCGCTACCGGAAACCTGCATGCCAATGAAGTTGAAGTCGAGGTTCCCGGATTGTTAACCGACCATACCGTCTCTTCGATAGGACATGAATTCTATCGTGCATTCAGCGACAAATGGGAAAGCGAATACACCGGCAATCTGACCATTAATGAAAGACCCAGTGCGCGTTGGGGAAGCTGGATCACCATAACGGTAAATCAGGACGTTATTTTCCAGACCTTTTTATTTCCAATGAAAAGAGACTTCGAGAAAACCGTCGTCTTCGCATTAGCGCAAACAGAGGAAGCATTAAATCGCCGACAAATAGATCAAACGCTATTAAGTACGAGTGATTTAGCGCGTGATGAATTCTAA
- the ycdY gene encoding putative oxidoreductase component (similar to E. coli putative oxidoreductase component (AAC74119.1); Blastp hit to AAC74119.1 (184 aa), 86% identity in aa 1 - 184), which yields MNEFSILCRVLGSLFYRQPQDPLLVPLFTLIREGKLAANWPLEQDDMLARLQKSCDITQISTDYNALFVGEECAVAPYRSAWVEGAEESEVRAFLTSRGMPLADTPADHIGTLLLAASWLEDQSAEDESEALETLFADYLLPWCNTFLGKVEAHAVTPFWRTLAPLTRDAIGAMWDELQEEDEE from the coding sequence ATGAATGAGTTTTCAATCCTGTGCCGTGTGCTGGGATCGTTGTTTTACCGCCAACCGCAAGATCCTTTACTGGTTCCGCTGTTTACGTTAATCCGTGAAGGTAAACTGGCGGCAAACTGGCCGCTGGAGCAGGATGACATGCTGGCGCGTTTACAGAAAAGCTGCGATATCACGCAGATTTCCACTGATTACAATGCGTTATTTGTTGGGGAAGAGTGCGCGGTAGCGCCATACCGCAGTGCGTGGGTCGAAGGCGCGGAAGAGTCTGAGGTGCGCGCTTTTTTAACGTCGCGAGGGATGCCGCTGGCCGATACGCCTGCCGATCACATTGGCACTTTATTGCTCGCGGCCTCCTGGCTGGAAGATCAGTCTGCCGAAGATGAAAGTGAAGCGCTGGAAACCTTATTTGCCGATTATCTGCTTCCCTGGTGCAATACCTTCCTCGGTAAAGTTGAAGCCCATGCCGTTACGCCATTCTGGCGCACTCTGGCGCCGCTAACGCGTGATGCGATAGGGGCCATGTGGGATGAACTTCAGGAAGAAGATGAAGAATAA
- the csgF gene encoding curli production assembly/transport component, 2nd curli operon (curli production assembly/transport component CSGF precursor. (SW:CSGF_SALTY)): MRVKHAVVLLMLFSPLTWAGNMTFQFRNPNFGGNPNNGSFLLNSAQAQNSYKDPAYDNDFGIETPSALDNFTQAIQSQILGGLLTNINTGKPGRMVTNDFIIDIANRDGQLQLNVTDRKTGRTSTIEVSGLQTQSTDF, encoded by the coding sequence ATGCGTGTTAAACATGCAGTAGTGCTGCTCATGCTTTTTTCGCCATTAACCTGGGCTGGAAATATGACGTTCCAGTTCCGTAATCCTAACTTTGGTGGAAACCCCAATAACGGTTCCTTTTTATTGAATAGCGCCCAGGCGCAAAATTCATATAAAGACCCCGCTTATGATAACGATTTTGGTATCGAAACCCCCTCAGCGTTGGATAACTTTACGCAGGCTATTCAATCGCAAATTCTGGGCGGCTTGTTGACCAATATTAATACCGGGAAACCAGGACGTATGGTGACCAACGATTTTATTATCGATATCGCTAATCGCGACGGACAGCTCCAGCTCAACGTCACGGACAGAAAAACGGGAAGAACCTCGACCATCGAAGTGTCAGGTTTACAAACTCAGTCAACCGATTTTTAA
- the ymdA gene encoding putative periplasmic protein (hypothetical protein in csgC-mdoG intergenic region precursor. (SW:YMDA_SALTY)) has product MSVIKKNIPAIGLCICAFFIHSAVGQQTVQGGVIHFRGAIVEPLCDISTHAENIDLTCLREGKKQMHRIDLRQASGLPQDIQSIATVRLHYLDAQKSLAVMNIEYR; this is encoded by the coding sequence ATGTCCGTAATCAAGAAAAATATCCCTGCCATAGGCCTGTGTATCTGCGCTTTTTTTATCCATTCTGCGGTAGGGCAACAAACGGTACAGGGCGGCGTTATCCATTTTCGCGGCGCGATTGTTGAGCCACTGTGCGATATTTCTACTCACGCCGAAAATATTGATTTAACCTGCCTACGCGAAGGTAAAAAGCAAATGCACCGGATTGACCTTCGGCAGGCATCTGGATTACCGCAGGATATTCAGTCCATTGCGACGGTACGGCTGCATTATCTCGATGCGCAAAAAAGCCTGGCGGTGATGAATATTGAGTACCGTTAA
- the ycdW gene encoding putative oxidoreductase (similar to E. coli putative dehydrogenase (AAC74117.1); Blastp hit to AAC74117.1 (325 aa), 77% identity in aa 14 - 325), protein MEIIFYHPTFNAAWWVNALEKALPHARVREWKVGDNNPADYALVWQPPVEMLAGRRLKAVFVLGAGVDAILSKLNAHPEMLDASIPLFRLEDTGMGLQMQEYAVSQVLHWFRRFDDYQALKNQALWKPLPEYTREEFSVGIMGAGVLGAKVAESLQAWGFPLRCWSRSRKSWPGVESYVGREELRAFLNQTRVLINLLPNTAQTVGIINSELLDQLPDGAYVLNLARGVHVQEADLLAALDSGKLKGAMLDVFSQEPLPQESPLWRHPRVAMTPHIAAVTRPAEAIDYISRTITQLEKGEPVTGQVDRARGY, encoded by the coding sequence ATGGAGATAATTTTTTATCACCCGACATTTAACGCCGCCTGGTGGGTAAATGCGCTGGAGAAGGCTCTCCCACATGCGCGCGTTCGTGAATGGAAGGTCGGTGATAACAACCCCGCAGACTATGCGCTTGTATGGCAGCCCCCGGTTGAAATGCTGGCCGGAAGACGCTTAAAAGCCGTCTTTGTGCTGGGCGCGGGGGTGGATGCAATTCTGAGTAAATTAAATGCGCATCCGGAAATGCTGGACGCCTCCATTCCTCTATTCCGTCTGGAAGATACCGGAATGGGCCTGCAAATGCAGGAGTATGCCGTCAGCCAGGTATTACACTGGTTCCGTCGTTTCGATGATTATCAGGCGCTGAAAAATCAGGCGCTATGGAAACCGTTGCCGGAATATACCCGCGAAGAGTTTAGCGTCGGTATCATGGGCGCAGGGGTACTGGGCGCAAAAGTGGCAGAAAGTCTACAGGCGTGGGGGTTCCCGTTACGTTGCTGGAGTCGTAGCCGCAAATCCTGGCCTGGCGTGGAAAGTTATGTAGGGCGTGAAGAGCTGCGCGCTTTCCTGAACCAGACGCGGGTGCTGATTAATCTGCTGCCGAATACGGCCCAAACGGTAGGAATTATTAATAGCGAATTGTTGGATCAATTGCCGGATGGCGCTTACGTGCTGAATCTCGCGCGCGGCGTTCATGTTCAGGAGGCGGATCTGCTGGCTGCGCTTGATAGCGGTAAGCTAAAAGGCGCGATGTTGGATGTCTTTAGCCAGGAACCGTTACCGCAGGAAAGTCCATTATGGCGCCATCCGCGAGTCGCCATGACGCCGCACATTGCGGCAGTCACCCGTCCGGCGGAAGCCATCGATTATATTAGCCGCACCATTACCCAGCTGGAGAAGGGAGAGCCGGTGACGGGGCAGGTGGATCGGGCGAGAGGATATTGA
- a CDS encoding putative ACR protein (related to the C-terminal domain of histone macroH2A1; similar to E. coli putative polyprotein (AAC74129.1); Blastp hit to AAC74129.1 (177 aa), 76% identity in aa 1 - 177), whose translation MTSRLQVIQGDITQLSVDAIVNAANASLMGGGGVDGAIHRAAGPALLDACKLIRQQQGECQTGHAVITPAGKLSAKAVIHTVGPVWRGGEHQEAELLEEAYRNCLLLAEANHFRSIAFPAISTGVYGYPRAQAAEVAVRTVSDFITRYALPEQVYFVCYDEETARLYARLLTQQGDDPA comes from the coding sequence ATGACATCACGTCTTCAGGTCATACAGGGTGATATCACTCAACTTAGCGTCGATGCGATTGTGAATGCCGCTAACGCATCATTAATGGGCGGCGGTGGCGTAGACGGCGCGATTCATCGCGCGGCGGGGCCGGCATTGCTGGACGCCTGTAAACTCATCCGTCAGCAACAGGGCGAATGTCAGACGGGACATGCGGTTATCACGCCTGCTGGCAAGCTTTCGGCAAAGGCGGTTATTCACACAGTGGGGCCCGTCTGGCGAGGCGGCGAACACCAGGAAGCTGAGCTACTCGAAGAGGCATACCGGAATTGTTTGCTGCTTGCCGAGGCGAATCACTTTCGTTCCATCGCTTTTCCGGCAATCAGTACCGGCGTTTATGGCTATCCACGCGCCCAGGCCGCTGAAGTCGCCGTCAGGACGGTTTCAGATTTTATTACCCGTTACGCTCTGCCTGAACAGGTATACTTTGTCTGTTATGATGAAGAAACTGCCCGGCTTTACGCAAGATTACTTACTCAGCAAGGCGACGACCCTGCCTGA
- the csgD gene encoding putative transcriptional regulator (LuxR/UhpA family member; probable csgAB operon transcriptional regulatory protein. (SW:CSGD_SALTY)) yields the protein MFNEVHSSHGHTLLLITKPSLQATALLQHLKQSLAITGKLHNIQRSLEDISAGCIVLMDMMEADKKLIHYWQDNLSRKNNNIKTLLLNTPDDYPYREIENWPHINGVFYATEDQEHVVSGLQGILRGECYFSQKLASYLITHSGNYRYNSTESALLTHREKEILNKLRIGASNNEIARSLFISENTVKTHLYNLFKKIAVKNRTQAVSWANDNLRR from the coding sequence ATGTTTAATGAAGTCCATAGTAGTCATGGTCACACACTATTGTTGATCACAAAGCCATCTCTGCAAGCTACGGCATTATTGCAACATTTAAAGCAATCGCTGGCCATAACCGGAAAACTGCATAATATTCAACGTTCTCTGGAAGATATCTCGGCCGGTTGCATTGTTTTAATGGATATGATGGAAGCGGATAAGAAGCTTATCCACTATTGGCAGGATAATTTAAGCCGCAAAAACAATAATATAAAAACATTATTGTTAAATACCCCTGACGATTATCCCTACCGTGAAATTGAAAACTGGCCTCATATTAACGGCGTGTTTTACGCTACTGAAGACCAGGAACACGTGGTCAGCGGATTACAGGGTATTCTGCGTGGCGAATGCTATTTTTCACAAAAATTAGCCAGTTACCTGATTACGCACTCAGGAAATTACCGCTACAACAGCACCGAGTCCGCATTACTCACTCATCGCGAAAAAGAGATCCTCAATAAGTTACGTATTGGTGCCTCTAATAATGAAATCGCGAGGTCGCTATTTATCAGCGAGAATACGGTTAAGACACATCTTTATAATCTTTTCAAAAAGATAGCTGTCAAAAATCGCACCCAGGCAGTTTCATGGGCAAACGATAATCTCAGGCGGTAA
- the csgA gene encoding curlin major subunit (coiled surface structures; cryptic; major curlin subunit precursor (fimbrin SEF17). (SW:CSGA_SALTY)), producing the protein MKLLKVAAFAAIVVSGSALAGVVPQWGGGGNHNGGGNSSGPDSTLSIYQYGSANAALALQSDARKSETTITQSGYGNGADVGQGADNSTIELTQNGFRNNATIDQWNAKNSDITVGQYGGNNAALVNQTASDSSVMVRQVGFGNNATANQY; encoded by the coding sequence ATGAAACTTTTAAAAGTGGCAGCATTCGCAGCAATCGTAGTTTCTGGCAGTGCTCTGGCTGGCGTCGTTCCACAATGGGGCGGCGGCGGTAATCATAACGGCGGCGGCAATAGTTCCGGCCCGGATTCCACGTTGAGCATTTATCAGTACGGTTCCGCTAACGCTGCGCTTGCTCTGCAAAGCGATGCCCGTAAATCTGAAACGACCATTACCCAGAGCGGTTATGGTAACGGCGCCGATGTAGGCCAGGGTGCGGATAACAGTACTATTGAACTGACTCAGAATGGTTTCAGAAACAATGCCACCATCGACCAGTGGAACGCTAAAAACTCCGATATTACTGTCGGTCAATACGGCGGTAATAACGCCGCGCTGGTTAATCAGACCGCATCTGATTCCAGCGTAATGGTGCGTCAGGTTGGTTTTGGCAACAACGCCACGGCTAACCAGTATTAA
- the ycdZ gene encoding putative inner membrane protein (hypothetical protein in phoH-csgG intergenic region. (SW:YCDZ_SALTY)) — translation MCVISLMCRFSVMMRAMNILLSIAITTGILSGIWGWGAVSLGLLSWAGFLGCTAYFACPQGGFKGLLISACTLLSGMVWALVIIHGSALAPHLEIVSYVLTGIVAFLMCIQAKQLLLSFVPGTFIGACATFAGQGDWRLVLPSLALGLIFGYAMKNSGLWLASRREQHSANTAVTK, via the coding sequence GTGTGCGTGATCTCATTAATGTGCCGCTTTTCTGTTATGATGCGCGCCATGAACATACTTCTTTCTATTGCTATCACGACGGGCATCCTTTCTGGAATATGGGGATGGGGGGCTGTCTCCCTGGGGTTACTAAGCTGGGCCGGTTTTTTAGGCTGTACGGCTTATTTCGCCTGTCCGCAGGGCGGCTTTAAGGGATTGTTGATTTCCGCCTGTACGCTGTTAAGCGGTATGGTGTGGGCGCTGGTCATTATTCACGGTAGCGCGTTGGCGCCGCATCTGGAAATTGTCAGTTACGTGTTGACGGGGATCGTGGCATTCCTGATGTGTATCCAGGCAAAGCAGCTATTGCTTTCTTTTGTTCCGGGAACATTTATCGGCGCCTGCGCGACATTTGCAGGGCAGGGTGACTGGCGGTTGGTATTACCGTCGCTGGCGCTGGGGCTAATCTTTGGCTATGCCATGAAAAATAGTGGGCTATGGCTGGCATCACGCCGCGAGCAACATTCAGCGAATACGGCGGTCACAAAATAA
- the csgG gene encoding putative transcriptional regulator in curly assembly/transport, 2nd curli operon (curli production assembly/transport component CSGG precursor. (SW:CSGG_SALTY)): protein MPRLLILVAVLLLSGCLTAPPKQAAKPTLMPRAQSYKDLTHLPAPTGKIFVSVYNIQDETGQFKPYPASNFSTAVPQSATAMLVTALKDSRWFIPLERQGLQNLLNERKIIRAAQENGTVAMNNRIPLQSLTAANIMVEGSIIGYESNVKSGGVGARYFGIGADTQYQLDQIAVNLRVVNVSTGEILSSVNTSKTILSYEVQAGVFRFIDYQRLLEGEIGYTSNEPVMLCLMSAIETGVIFLINDGIDRGLWDLQNKADRQNDILVKYRELSVPPES from the coding sequence ATGCCGCGCTTACTTATTTTGGTTGCCGTTTTATTGTTGAGCGGATGCTTAACTGCCCCGCCGAAACAAGCTGCGAAACCGACATTAATGCCCCGCGCACAAAGTTACAAAGATTTGACGCACTTACCTGCTCCCACCGGTAAGATCTTTGTTTCGGTATATAACATTCAGGATGAAACGGGCCAATTTAAACCTTACCCGGCAAGTAACTTTTCTACGGCTGTGCCGCAGAGCGCCACCGCTATGTTGGTCACTGCGCTGAAAGATTCGCGCTGGTTTATCCCGCTGGAACGACAAGGCTTACAGAATCTTTTGAATGAACGGAAAATTATTCGCGCAGCCCAGGAAAACGGCACCGTGGCGATGAATAACCGTATCCCGCTTCAGTCGCTGACGGCGGCAAATATTATGGTGGAAGGTTCTATTATTGGTTATGAAAGTAACGTCAAATCCGGCGGGGTCGGCGCAAGATATTTCGGTATTGGCGCCGATACGCAGTATCAGCTGGATCAGATTGCTGTCAACCTGCGCGTGGTTAACGTCAGTACGGGCGAGATCCTTTCCTCGGTGAACACCAGTAAAACGATCCTTTCCTATGAAGTACAGGCAGGCGTGTTCCGTTTTATTGATTACCAGCGCTTACTGGAAGGCGAAATCGGCTATACCTCGAACGAACCGGTGATGCTGTGTCTGATGTCAGCCATTGAAACCGGCGTTATCTTCCTCATTAATGATGGTATCGATCGCGGACTGTGGGATTTGCAGAATAAAGCGGACAGGCAAAATGATATTCTGGTGAAATACCGTGAGCTGTCAGTACCGCCAGAATCCTGA
- the ymdC gene encoding putative phospholipase (similar to E. coli putative synthase (AAC74130.1); Blastp hit to AAC74130.1 (493 aa), 79% identity in aa 2 - 493), producing MKKLPGFTQDYLLSKATTLPDKTRLERAVEPLCARHPGECGILALDNSLDAFAARYRLTEMAARTLDVQYYIWEDDMSGRLLFSVLLSAAKRGVHVRLLLDDNNTPGLDDTLRLLDSHPNIEVRLFNPFSFRTLRALGYLTDFARLNRRMHNKSYTADGVVTLVGGRNIGDAYFGAGEEPLFSDLDVMAIGPVVNDVANDFERYWRCSSVSTLQQVLSLSEQELTQRIELPESWYNDEITRRYLHKLETSQFMADLDRGTLPLIWAKTRLLSDDPSKGEGKAQRHSLLPQRLFDVMGSPTERIDIISAYFVPTRAGVAQLLNLVRKGVKIAILTNSLAANDVAVVHAGYARWRKKLLRYGVELYELKPTREHETAVHDRGLTGNSGSSLHAKTFSIDGSKVFIGSLNFDPRSTLLNTEMGFVIESETLATLIHKRFTQSQRDAAWQLRLDRWGRINWIDRQQEEEKVLKKEPATRFWQRVLVRLAAILPVEWLL from the coding sequence ATGAAGAAACTGCCCGGCTTTACGCAAGATTACTTACTCAGCAAGGCGACGACCCTGCCTGATAAAACACGCCTGGAGCGTGCCGTTGAACCGCTATGCGCGCGCCATCCCGGAGAGTGCGGCATTCTCGCGCTGGATAACAGTCTGGACGCTTTTGCCGCCCGCTACCGCCTGACCGAAATGGCGGCGCGGACGCTGGATGTGCAGTATTATATTTGGGAAGACGATATGTCCGGGCGGCTGCTCTTTTCGGTACTGCTGTCGGCGGCGAAGCGCGGCGTTCATGTTCGTCTGCTGCTGGATGATAACAATACGCCTGGTCTGGATGATACGTTGCGCTTGCTGGATAGCCATCCTAATATCGAAGTTCGTCTGTTTAATCCTTTCTCTTTTCGTACGCTACGCGCGCTGGGATATTTGACGGATTTTGCGCGGCTGAATCGGCGGATGCACAATAAAAGTTACACTGCCGACGGCGTAGTGACGCTGGTCGGTGGGCGCAACATCGGCGATGCCTATTTCGGCGCTGGCGAGGAGCCGCTATTTTCCGATCTGGACGTGATGGCCATTGGCCCGGTGGTCAATGATGTCGCCAATGATTTTGAACGTTACTGGCGCTGTAGTTCAGTGTCGACATTGCAGCAAGTATTATCCCTTTCTGAGCAGGAACTGACGCAGCGTATCGAACTTCCCGAATCCTGGTATAACGATGAGATCACCCGCCGTTATCTGCATAAGCTGGAAACCAGCCAGTTTATGGCGGATCTCGATCGCGGAACGTTGCCGCTGATTTGGGCAAAAACACGCTTGCTTAGCGATGACCCTTCTAAAGGCGAGGGGAAGGCGCAGCGCCATTCGCTTCTTCCGCAGCGATTATTTGACGTGATGGGGTCGCCGACGGAGCGTATCGACATTATTTCCGCTTACTTTGTCCCTACGCGCGCAGGCGTGGCGCAGTTGCTTAATCTGGTCAGGAAAGGCGTGAAGATCGCCATCTTAACTAACTCTCTGGCGGCCAACGATGTGGCGGTCGTTCACGCAGGGTACGCGCGCTGGCGCAAGAAATTACTGCGCTATGGCGTGGAGCTCTACGAACTGAAACCGACCCGCGAACATGAAACCGCCGTACATGATCGCGGACTCACCGGGAACTCAGGTTCCAGCTTACATGCTAAAACGTTCAGTATTGATGGTAGTAAGGTGTTTATCGGGTCGCTTAATTTTGATCCCCGTTCAACGCTTTTAAATACCGAAATGGGCTTTGTCATTGAAAGTGAAACGCTGGCGACGCTTATCCATAAGCGTTTTACACAGAGCCAACGCGATGCGGCCTGGCAACTGCGGCTGGATCGCTGGGGACGAATTAACTGGATCGATCGTCAGCAAGAAGAGGAAAAGGTGTTAAAGAAAGAACCCGCTACGCGTTTCTGGCAACGAGTTCTGGTACGGTTGGCGGCAATTTTACCTGTGGAATGGTTGCTGTGA
- the ycdX gene encoding putative Histidinol phosphatase (related to hydrolases of the PHP family; similar to E. coli orf, hypothetical protein (AAC74118.1); Blastp hit to AAC74118.1 (245 aa), 89% identity in aa 1 - 245) encodes MYPVDLHMHTVASTHAYSTLSDYIAEAKRKGIKLFAITDHGPDMEDAPHHWHFINMRIWPRLVDGVGILRGIEANIKNINGEIDCSGKMFDSLDLIIAGFHEPVFAPHDKETNTQAMIATIASGKVHIISHPGNPKYPVEVKAIAQAAAKHHVALEINNSSFLHSRKGSEDNCRAVAAAVRDAGGWVALGSDSHTAFTLGDFTECRKILDAVNFPEDRILNVSPQRLLAFLESRGMAPVPEFAEL; translated from the coding sequence ATGTATCCCGTTGACCTGCATATGCATACCGTCGCCAGCACTCATGCCTACAGTACTCTGAGCGATTATATCGCGGAAGCCAAACGCAAAGGCATTAAACTTTTTGCGATTACCGATCATGGTCCGGACATGGAAGATGCGCCGCATCACTGGCATTTTATTAACATGCGCATCTGGCCGCGTCTGGTTGACGGCGTGGGGATACTGCGTGGCATTGAGGCGAATATCAAGAATATTAACGGTGAAATTGATTGTTCCGGAAAGATGTTCGACTCGCTGGATCTGATTATCGCAGGCTTTCATGAGCCCGTTTTTGCGCCGCATGATAAAGAAACCAATACTCAGGCGATGATCGCGACCATCGCCAGCGGCAAGGTGCATATAATTAGTCACCCCGGAAATCCAAAGTATCCAGTGGAGGTTAAAGCCATCGCGCAGGCGGCGGCGAAACACCATGTAGCGCTGGAAATCAACAACTCTTCTTTTCTGCATTCGCGTAAAGGAAGCGAAGATAATTGCCGCGCGGTCGCTGCCGCCGTACGCGATGCGGGAGGCTGGGTAGCGTTAGGCTCTGATTCCCATACGGCCTTTACGCTTGGCGATTTCACCGAATGCCGGAAAATTCTGGATGCGGTGAATTTTCCGGAAGATCGAATCCTGAACGTCTCGCCGCAGCGCTTACTGGCCTTTCTCGAATCACGCGGTATGGCGCCTGTACCGGAATTTGCCGAACTTTAA
- the csgC gene encoding putative curli production protein (putative curlin production protein CSGC precursor. (SW:CSGC_SALTY)), producing the protein MHTLLLLAALSNQITFTTTQQGDIYTVIPQVTLNEPCVCQVQILSVRDGVGGQSHTQQKQTLSLPANQPIELSRLSVNISSEDSVKIIVTVSDGQSLHLSQQWPPSAQ; encoded by the coding sequence ATGCATACTTTATTGCTCCTTGCCGCACTTTCAAATCAGATTACGTTTACCACGACTCAGCAAGGCGATATTTACACGGTGATCCCTCAGGTCACATTAAACGAACCCTGCGTCTGTCAGGTGCAAATTCTCTCTGTGCGCGACGGCGTCGGGGGACAAAGCCATACACAGCAAAAACAAACGCTATCTTTACCTGCTAATCAACCGATTGAGTTGTCTCGTCTTAGTGTAAATATATCTTCAGAGGACTCGGTTAAAATTATTGTTACTGTTTCGGACGGACAATCACTGCATTTATCACAACAATGGCCGCCTTCTGCACAGTAG